In Candidatus Poribacteria bacterium, a genomic segment contains:
- a CDS encoding nucleotidyltransferase domain-containing protein yields the protein MQSESEAIELLVRRIIELVQPLRIILFGSAARGEMGPNSDIDVLVIMPDGVHRRRTAQLLYRQIRGLRVPFDILVATPNDLEMHKDNIGLIYRSILREGREVYAT from the coding sequence ATGCAATCCGAGTCTGAAGCGATCGAACTATTGGTGCGACGCATTATTGAGCTTGTCCAACCCCTACGAATCATTCTTTTTGGTTCCGCAGCTCGCGGTGAGATGGGACCTAACAGCGACATTGACGTTCTTGTGATAATGCCCGATGGTGTCCACCGACGACGGACCGCACAACTCCTATACCGGCAGATTAGAGGATTGAGAGTACCTTTTGATATTTTGGTAGCAACACCCAATGATCTAGAAATGCACAAAGACAATATCGGTCTGATTTATCGGAGTATACTGCGGGAAGGGAGAGAAGTGTACGCTACTTGA
- a CDS encoding mandelate racemase, which yields MANPKITKIETVIFEYDIQNMGTDYNGFNLVYEKGNVHKMQSSILRIHTSIGVIGESTGRNILPNVANYVLGKNPFEREKIYNDVKRGLRHTGTTALSGLDVALWDFAGKVYNAPIYQLLGGWRETIPAYASTYHGDENGGLSTPEAFADFAEQCAELGYPGFKIHGWGNAPIEREVANIHAVGQRVGDRMDLMVDPACELETWADALKLGRACDEENFFWLEDAYKDGGVSVFGHKKLRELIKTPLLQTEHIFGLEQHVDFIVNGGTDFVRTGTYEDGGITGAMKVARAAEGFGLDVEFHGGSIPHRHCIAAIRNTNYYELGLLNPLIKHTKPPIHPPEFTDELENIDANGHVSVPQGPGLGVEVDWDYINAHHVNTIVYE from the coding sequence ATGGCAAATCCGAAGATTACCAAAATCGAAACAGTGATTTTTGAATACGATATTCAGAACATGGGCACCGATTACAACGGCTTCAACCTTGTTTACGAGAAGGGCAATGTCCACAAGATGCAGTCATCAATTCTGCGGATTCATACCAGTATCGGGGTTATCGGTGAATCCACGGGCAGGAATATACTCCCAAATGTCGCCAACTACGTGCTGGGGAAGAATCCGTTTGAACGTGAAAAGATATACAACGACGTCAAACGGGGTTTACGCCATACCGGCACCACCGCCCTCAGTGGGCTTGATGTTGCGTTGTGGGATTTCGCAGGTAAAGTATACAATGCTCCAATTTACCAACTACTCGGTGGCTGGCGAGAAACTATCCCCGCTTATGCCAGTACCTACCATGGCGATGAGAACGGTGGATTGAGTACCCCAGAGGCATTTGCTGATTTTGCTGAGCAGTGCGCTGAGTTGGGGTACCCGGGGTTTAAGATTCACGGTTGGGGTAATGCGCCTATTGAGCGGGAAGTGGCAAATATCCACGCCGTCGGACAGCGTGTGGGAGATCGGATGGACCTGATGGTCGATCCTGCCTGTGAGTTAGAGACTTGGGCAGACGCACTCAAGTTGGGTAGAGCGTGTGACGAGGAAAATTTCTTCTGGCTGGAAGATGCGTACAAAGATGGCGGTGTTTCGGTCTTCGGTCACAAGAAACTGCGAGAGTTGATTAAGACACCGCTGTTACAGACGGAACATATCTTTGGGTTGGAGCAGCATGTCGACTTTATCGTCAATGGCGGCACAGATTTTGTGCGAACTGGCACTTACGAAGATGGTGGTATCACCGGTGCGATGAAGGTGGCACGCGCTGCTGAAGGGTTTGGATTGGATGTAGAGTTCCACGGTGGAAGTATACCTCACCGCCACTGCATCGCTGCTATCCGCAACACCAATTACTACGAACTTGGGCTGCTGAATCCGCTAATCAAGCACACAAAACCGCCTATTCATCCCCCCGAATTTACCGATGAACTAGAGAACATCGACGCCAATGGGCATGTGTCGGTGCCTCAGGGACCGGGACTCGGTGTAGAAGTAGATTGGGATTATATTAACGCCCACCATGTCAATACGATTGTCTATGAATAA